The following proteins come from a genomic window of Coffea arabica cultivar ET-39 chromosome 11c, Coffea Arabica ET-39 HiFi, whole genome shotgun sequence:
- the LOC113715871 gene encoding uncharacterized protein, which yields MWMIVTLADAHTCIRVCYNNDHRGLSSDIIAEHIIPHIMNGPVYKIKEIQASVKQEFHCDVSYKKAWYARRRAIDILYGDWPTSISQLPTYIQELQRSNPGTVVVWDHHPSSTPSNIIFDYIFWAFAPAIQGFRHLKPVICVDGTFLKGSYRGKLLVAVGFDANGSMFPLAYALVDEENNRSWHWFMRLLRIHVCGDMQNICIISDRHHGIINAMRTLEEWQEPLGVHRFCLIHIRSNFIQKFKNERLKNLMYGAGVAKQTRKYENFMNVIFSLNTEAYAWLTGGSVRPEQWALCKDGGYRWGHISTNMAECFNNLLRDARLLPITTCIRFTFNQTVDLFVKNHKVAWDEVYRLPQKSWDKYVKNEQKGRAHAVQVFDHRRGIYCITTAYRQSHQGGNAQTVDIENRTCTCGKWRELRFPCSHAIAACLGVASPH from the exons ATGTGGATGATTGTCACACTTGCTGATGCTCATACATGCATCCGTGTCTGTTATAATAATGACCATCGTGGATTGAGTAGCGACATAATTGCCGAACATATTATTCCCCACATTATGAATGGTCCAGTGTATAAAATCAAGGAAATTCAAGCATCGGTGAAACAGGAGTTTCATTGCGATGTGTCTTACAAGAAAGCTTGGTATGCTAGACGTCGTGCCATTGATATATTATATGGGGATTGGCCGACATCCATATCACAGTTGCCAACCTACATTCAGGAGTTACAACGGTCCAATCCGGGTACGGTAGTTGTGTGGGACCATCATCCATCGAGTACCCCTTCCAATATTATTTTTGATTATATATTTTGGGCATTTGCACCTGCCATCCAAGGCTTTCGCCATCTGAAACCGGTCATATGTGTGGATGGTACCTTTTTGAAAGGATCTTATCGGGGAAAACTTCTTGTCGCCGTAGGTTTTGATGCTAATGGTTCAATGTTTCCCCTGGCATATGCTCTAGTTGATGAGGAGAATAATCGGAGTTGGCATTGGTTCATGAGACTGTTACGCATTCACGTGTGTGGTGACATGCAGAATATATGCATTATTTCTGATCGTCATCATGGCATCATTAATGCAATGCGTACACTTGAAGAGTGGCAGGAGCCATTAGGGGTGCACCGATTCTGTTTGATTCATATTCGGAgcaatttcatacaaaaattcaaGAATGAAAG GCTTAAAAACTTGATGTATGGCGCGGGTGTGGCGAAGCAGACACGTAAGTATGAGAACTTCATGAATGTGATTTTCTCCCTAAATACGGAGGCATATGCATGGCTAACGGGTGGATCAGTTCGACCCGAGCAATGGGCTCTGTGCAAAGATGGGGGATATCGTTGGGGCCACATATCCACAAATATGGCCGAGTGTTTCAACAATCTCTTGAGGGACGCTCGGTTGCTGCCAATTACTACGTGTATAAGATTCACATTCAATCAAACTGTTGATTTGTTCGTGAAGAATCACAAGGTTGCATGGGATGAGGTATACCGCCTCCCACAGAAATCTTGGGATAAATAtgtcaaaaatgaacaaaaagggCGGGCCCATGCAGTTCAAGTGTTCGATCATAGGAGGGGTATTTACTGCATCACGACTGCCTATCGACAAAGCCATCAAGGAGGTAATGCGCAAACCGTTGACATTGAAAATCGCACGTGCACATGTGGAAAATGGAGAGAATTGCGCTTCCCATGTTCACATGCCATAGCTGCGTGTTTAGGTGTGGCATCTCCCCATTGA